A single window of Salvia splendens isolate huo1 chromosome 6, SspV2, whole genome shotgun sequence DNA harbors:
- the LOC121808955 gene encoding uncharacterized protein LOC121808955, whose protein sequence is MKKPLPQFTDPILPYEEPEELQEEEKRHEDEVRDEGSSSAVKRTKPYPYRGEPKRQKEAPTDFMEIFGKLEINLPFLQALKLPPFSRFIKDFIAEKAKADGKIVIGENISAVIQKKRIPSKRTDPGMFTLPIIIGDVNIEHAMCDLGASINMLPFSIYKKLTGRDFHVIRMNEAETGESSGVLLGRPFLKTAKTIIDVSEGTICLDYHGEKFMFNIDKAMKKLLEMENLHSLDKITPLVHEFLENEFLQEQLEASELDESIDE, encoded by the exons ATGAAGAAGCCGTTGCCTCAATTTACCGACCCCATACTCCCTTATGAAGAGCCAGAAGAGTTGCAAGAGGAAGAGAAGAGGCATGAAGATGAGGTTCGGGATGAAGGTTCAAGTAGTGCGGTTAAACGTACCAAACCTTACCCATATCGGGGTGAACCTAAGAGACAGAAGGAGGCACCCACCGATTTTATggaaatttttgggaagctAGAGATCAACCTACCGTTCTTGCAGGCACTAAAGCTGCCACCGTTCAGtagattcataaaggatttcatAGCCGAGAAGGCGAAAGCTGACGGGAAAATCGTGATCGGGGAAAATATATCCGCTGTTATCCAGAAGAAAAGGATTCCTTCAAAGAGAACAGATCCTGGGATGTTTACCTTGCCCATCATCATTGGGGACGTCAacattgagcatgctatgtgcgaCTTAGGGGCTTCAATTAATATGTTACCATTTTCGATTTACAAGAAGCTAACCGGA AGGGATTTCCATGTGATCCGAATGAACGAGGCAGAAACAGGTGAATCAAGTGGAGTTCTGTTAGGGAGGCCATTCCTAAAGACAgctaagaccataattgatgtcaGTGAGGGCACAATTTGTCTTGATTATCATGGCGAGAAATTCATGTTCAACATTGATAAAGCCATGAAGAAACTACTAGAAATGGAGAATCTGCACTCTCTTGATAAAATTACACCTTTAGTTCATGAGTTTCTTGAAAATGAATTTCTACAAGAGCAACTTGAGGCTTCTGAGTTGGATGAATCCATTGACGAATAG
- the LOC121808956 gene encoding uncharacterized protein LOC121808956 — protein sequence MNMQPQACAEERKLQLQELEEIRLEAYDATMWYKEKTKLWHDKNLRVKKLPYTIVALRANGAVELQGSDPDSASFMVNGHRVKPFRDNSEAYTVEEIPLCIPEVFT from the exons ATGAACATGCAACCTCAGGCTTGTGCAGAGGAAAGGAAACTCCaactgcaggagttggaggaaatCAGGCTGGAAGCTTATGATGCAAcaatgtggtataaggagaaaACCAAACTCTGGCACGATAAAAACCTAAGGGTAAAAAAGTT ACCGTACACCATCGTCGCCCTCAGAGCGAACGGTGCAGTTGAGCTTCAGGGAAGCGATCCAGACTCTGCTTCTTTCATGGTTAACGGTCACCGTGTGAAGCCATTTAGGGACAACTCAGAGGCTTACACGGTGGAAGAGATTCCGCTGTGCATCCCCGAGGTTTTCACCTAA